Below is a window of Bombus pyrosoma isolate SC7728 linkage group LG14, ASM1482585v1, whole genome shotgun sequence DNA.
agCCTGGGACATCATTCAAAAAATAATCTATCATATATCATATCATGTATATGcatggaaatgaattttttgcgaaaagagaaaagcagTTATAACAAttgtacattaaaattacatttctttctcCACTAAGCTCTATTAAGGATTAAGCATAACAAGGTAGTAACTTGTTATGTCGCTTCCTGGGCCgtttatagaaataatgaTGGAAAATTTGGAATCCCTTATATCCGTCCGGAACTTTGCACGCACATCATATACGCGTTCGCCGGATTAGACAGCAAAACATGGACCATTACGAGCCTCGATCCCAACATAGATATTGACAAGGGTAGGTACATATTGTAAATTACTCGATATGATTGAAGATTTATCTATATTCCACATCTATGAATGGCATTTTCGTTCTGTAGCCGTCATAATATTCCAGATAATTACAAGAGAATGACCGAACTTCGTGAACAGTATCCAGGTCTAAACATCCTACTAGCAATCGGAGGATGGAACGAGGGTAGTAAAAATTACTCTATACTCGCTTCATCCCCTACACGAAGAGCTATATTCGTTAAGAGCGTAGTGGACTTCCTTGAGTATGGAATCGAATATTAAGATAGTTTTATACTTTGCTGATTTATATGATAGCTTCTATCTTGCAGGGAATACAAGTTCGATGGATTCGATCTAGATTGGGAATATCCGGGATCACGGGGTGGTAGTCCAGaagacaaattatattttgcccTTCTTGTGAAGGTAAACGACGTAacttaatgtaattttatcgaaattacaGTTTTATCTTAGCCAGAAATTAATCGTATTCTCTATTCTAATAGCAATTAAAAGAAGCATTCAAGGAGTCGAACTATCTACTAACAGCAGCTTTAGGTTCTAATAAAGCGATTATCGATACGGCATACGATATTCccgaaatttccaaatatctcGACTATATCCATGTAATGGCGTACGATTATCATGGATCATGGGATAAGAAAGTGCTTCCGAATGCTCCATTAAGAAGTGGAGACGGTCTAAGCGTGGTAAtgcatttagaaaaattacaacgaGTAACAAGTATCGTAGATGGAACAcataatgcaataaaatttttagatgGAGACacttaattatttgttaagtAAAGGTGCACCAgcaaataaaacaatcttaGGCCTGCCTATGTATGGTAGAACTTATATATTGGCAAGCAAATTAAATTCTTCCCAAGAAAGTCCAATTAATCGAACAACCATAACAAATGGATTTAAGGGGCCTTACACTGACCAAGAAGGTTTTATGGGATATAATGAAGtacattttacttttgttaTATTGATTGGATAcgttaattctattaataacAATCTATCTATTTGTTCGTTCTAATAAAATGATAACATGTACGATTTTTTAGATTTGTGAAGAATTAGTGAGTCATAAAGGTAACTGGACTTCTGGCTGGGATGATACTAGCGATACACCTTATGTCATTAACGATGATCATGTTATAGTATATGATAATCTCAGGAGTTTAAAAGCAAAGGTTGATTAGTTTGATTTATTACAAGCGACGATAACAAATGATAGTACTACACTTGTTACTTctacaatataatgtttttcCAAAACTTTCAGATCGAATACGCGATGAGCTTAGAATTAGCCGGTGTAATGATTTGGAGCATCGATACTGATGATTTCCATGGAAAGTGCGCAAATCTCTTTAAAGACTCTTTAAATTTAACAGATATGACATATCCTTTACTAAGATGGATTAACATAGTTGTATCTGAAAATAGCCAGGTAATCAGTGATAAAGATGGTGTAAACATGGGTAAAGAATATAACGATAATTCATCTTCCATCACAAAATTTTCTCATAATtctattttgataatattaatatctcttGCATACTATATTTGAAGCGAGCTGATAATGGCTGAAAAAATAGTACCAAAAAGTTTATGAAACTTGGATACATTTATCCTAAGGACTGATTTGCTTCTCTTTATTGTTTCGAAAATGTTCCTCTAAAGCTgtctttccatttttatgtCTATGCTAAttgattgtaataataaatgtaaccTACCGAATGTCATACTGTTTATGCTAATGGcatatcattataattattcgtgtatatatagtaataaagaaattttctatttgaattaaaaatatatgaaataaatttaaacttcctccaaaaatattgtttctgcTAAAGataacttaaaaaaatatcttaatatacatatatattattgtaaaataagttTCTTAACATAATTTACACTTACtgcatattttatcatttccttTAATGTATCACAACATGTCTTGCATTAGTTTTCCTTGCACTAGTtataggaaaatttattttcacccAGCTCTCCGTAAGTAAAATGATGATTAAGCAATAATTCCAGGTTTGCAACAAATATATAAGACAGTTGTTCTTTGAAAGCAAAATGTTTTCTGCAATTGTatcataaacataaaataaaatatctataaaatgcCGTAGTATATTAACAACATTATAACTATTgcgtattataataatatacatataataatactgCGATAATTACctataatatcgtaatttaatgCACTCACAGGAGTTCCAGAGTTTCAGCAAGATCTTTGAACTTCGAGAATCGAAATATCGAGATATTCGGTTCTACTATCGAGATTAATCGAAAGAACAACTTtcaggaaaaattaaatatatctagATGAAGACTTTAGGAACTATTTTTTGAAAGGCAGGCTTGTCGTTCAGGCTTCGGATCATACTTCAACCAAATGACATTTCAAAGTGTTTTAAACTACTAAGAAACATGGCGCTTCTGAATAAAGCAGATTGGTACACTCCAGCTCCTTTTTGGCAAAATGGTCCTGCACCTGGTGCATTTTATCATTTCCCGGGAGGTTCTACACATTCCAATGTCGGGGGATTGCAAAGATCACAGTAAAATACTTTATCGTCTATTCAATTTGTCttagaaagtttcttttaaatattgcatGTCATCtccaatttcataaaaattaataagcaTATACAAgtaattaaagtatttaagttttcgatattctaataaaataaagattcgatagaaaacatatgaaatttagactatatcgtttaatttaattcttctaaCCTTTCCAACCTCTACAACTTCatctttttgtaaattgaattgtgttttattattttatagggCCCCTATGACAACTGGTACATCTGTAGTTGGAATCCAATTTAAAGATGGTGTTCTTATAGCAGCAGATATTCTTGGTTCCTATGGATCATTGGCAAGATTTAGGAATCTTGAACGTGTGATGAAAGTCAATGACAATATTATCCTTGGTGCAGGAGGAGATTATGCTGATTATCAATGCTTGAAGAGCaacattgaaagaaaaatgtatattttatatatacatatatgtaattattattttatgattattttataattttttacttcttaTAGTCTTGAAGAAGAATGTTTGGATGATGGTTTATCTTTAAAACCAAAAGCTCTTCACTGTTGGTTAACTCAAGTAATGTACAATAGAAGATCGCGTTTTGATCCGTtttggaataatttcattattggTGGTTTGGAGGGTGATAAACTGTAAgtattttgttcttcttttatttttatatacaagcatagtatttttcattctccatTTAGGTTTTTGGGTACTGTGGATAAACTTGGCACAGGTTATAGTGACCCAGTAATAGCAACTGGATATGGTGCATATATGGCAACACCTATCTTAAGAAAAGcttatgaagaaaataaagaaatgacTAAAGAACAGGCAATTGAGCTTCTATACAAAGTGATGCAAGTTCTTTTTTATAGAGATGCACGATCTTTCCCAAAAGtaagttatataattatatcagaaccttatatttatactattttatactTATGTTACGctataggaaatatttatatttctcaatttttagTATCAACTTGGAATAATCACAAGAGAGGGAGGTGTTGAAATACAAGGACCATTAACTTTAGATAGTTACTGGGGGCCTGCTATTatgtaaagataaatataaataaatttttcttaataaaatgtatttacaatATGATTCTATTAAACGAACTTTCATTGTATAACCTTTTATTACAAGATGTATTTAAGgcaataaaaagtaaatttccaAGATTAATGAGTCAATACATCACAGCCAG
It encodes the following:
- the LOC122575273 gene encoding probable chitinase 2 → MKTCIFLSLLTILFFCSNGILALLRIKHNKVVTCYVASWAVYRNNDGKFGIPYIRPELCTHIIYAFAGLDSKTWTITSLDPNIDIDKDNYKRMTELREQYPGLNILLAIGGWNEGSKNYSILASSPTRRAIFVKSVVDFLEEYKFDGFDLDWEYPGSRGGSPEDKLYFALLVKQLKEAFKESNYLLTAALGSNKAIIDTAYDIPEISKYLDYIHVMAYDYHGSWDKKVLPNAPLRSGDGLSVMETLNYLLSKGAPANKTILGLPMYGRTYILASKLNSSQESPINRTTITNGFKGPYTDQEGFMGYNEICEELVSHKGNWTSGWDDTSDTPYVINDDHVIVYDNLRSLKAKIEYAMSLELAGVMIWSIDTDDFHGKCANLFKDSLNLTDMTYPLLRWINIVVSENSQVISDKDGVNMGKEYNDNSSSITKFSHNSILIILISLAYYI
- the LOC122575276 gene encoding proteasome subunit beta type-4 isoform X1 produces the protein MALLNKADWYTPAPFWQNGPAPGAFYHFPGGSTHSNVGGLQRSQAPMTTGTSVVGIQFKDGVLIAADILGSYGSLARFRNLERVMKVNDNIILGAGGDYADYQCLKSNIERKILEEECLDDGLSLKPKALHCWLTQVMYNRRSRFDPFWNNFIIGGLEGDKLFLGTVDKLGTGYSDPVIATGYGAYMATPILRKAYEENKEMTKEQAIELLYKVMQVLFYRDARSFPKYQLGIITREGGVEIQGPLTLDSYWGPAIM
- the LOC122575276 gene encoding proteasome subunit beta type-4 isoform X2 is translated as MTTGTSVVGIQFKDGVLIAADILGSYGSLARFRNLERVMKVNDNIILGAGGDYADYQCLKSNIERKILEEECLDDGLSLKPKALHCWLTQVMYNRRSRFDPFWNNFIIGGLEGDKLFLGTVDKLGTGYSDPVIATGYGAYMATPILRKAYEENKEMTKEQAIELLYKVMQVLFYRDARSFPKYQLGIITREGGVEIQGPLTLDSYWGPAIM